The following are encoded in a window of Oncorhynchus keta strain PuntledgeMale-10-30-2019 chromosome 10, Oket_V2, whole genome shotgun sequence genomic DNA:
- the LOC127932048 gene encoding uncharacterized protein LOC127932048 isoform X22, whose amino-acid sequence MDPGLVPGTGEKPLYQAGLHGPQVWFLGLERNRCIRLDYMDPRSGSWDWRETTVSGWTTWTPGLVPGTGEKPLYQAGLHGPQVWFLGLERNHCIRLDYMDPGLVPGTGEKPLYQAGLHGPRSGSWDYMDPGLVPGTTWTQVWFLGLERNHCIRLDYMDPRSGSWDWRETTVSGWTTWTPGLVPGTGEKPLYQAGLHGPRSGSWDWRETTVSGWTTWTPGLVPGTGEKPLYQAGLHGPQVWFLGLERNRCIRLDYMDPRSGSWDWRETTVSGWTTWTPGLVPGTGEKPLYQAGLHGPQVWFLGLERNHCIRLDYMFYCTVSRPFHHLKTIPS is encoded by the exons ATGGACCCAG GTCTGGTTCCTGGGACTGGAGAGAAACCACTGTATCAGGCTGGACTACATGGACCCCAG GTCTGGTTCCTGGGACTGGAGAGAAACCGCTGTATCAGGCTGGACTACATGGACCCCAGGTCTGGTTCCTGGGACTGGAGAGAAACCACTGTATCAGGCTGGACTACATGGACCCCAGGTCTGGTTCCTGGGACTGGAGAGAAACCACTGTATCAGGCTGGACTACATGGACCCCAGGTCTGGTTCCTGGGACTGGAGAGAAACCACTGTATCAGGCTGGACTACATGGACCCAG GTCTGGTTCCTGGGACTGGAGAGAAACCACTGTATCAGGCTGGACTACATGGACCCAGGTCTGGTTCCTGGGACTACATGGACCCAGGTCTGGTTCCTGGGACTACATGGACCCAGGTCTGGTTCCTGGGACTGGAGAGAAACCACTGTATCAGGCTGGACTACATGGACCCCAG GTCTGGTTCCTGGGACTGGAGAGAAACCACTGTATCAGGCTGGACTACATGGACCCCAGGTCTGGTTCCTGGGACTGGAGAGAAACCACTGTATCAGGCTGGACTACATGGACCCAGGTCTGGTTCCTGGGACTGGAGAGAAACCACTGTATCAGGCTGGACTACATGGACCCCAGGTCTGGTTCCTGGGACTGGAGAGAAACCACTGTATCAGGCTGGACTACATGGACCCCAGGTCTGGTTCCTGGGACTGGAGAGAAACCGCTGTATCAGGCTGGACTACATGGACCCCAGGTCTGGTTCCTGGGACTGGAGAGAAACCACTGTATCAGGCTGGACTACATGGACCCCAGGTCTGGTTCCTGGGACTGGAGAGAAACCACTGTATCAGGCTGGACTACATGGACCCCAGGTCTGGTTCCTGGGACTGGAGAGAAACCACTGTATCAGGCTGGACTACATGTTCTATTGCACCGTGTCTAGACCGTTCCATCATTTGAAAACCATACCAAGTTGA
- the LOC127932048 gene encoding uncharacterized protein LOC127932048 isoform X29 — protein MDPGLVPGTGEKPLYQAGLHGPQVWFLGLERNHCIRLDYMDPRSGSWDWRETTVSGWTTWTPGLVPGTGEKPLYQAGLHGPRSGSWDWRETTVSGWTTWTQVWFLGLHGPRSGSWDYMDPGLVPGTGEKPLYQAGLHGPQVWFLGLERNHCIRLDYMDPRSGSWDWRETTVSGWTTWTQVWFLGLERNHCIRLDYMDPRSGSWDWRETTVSGWTTWTPGLVPGTGEKPLYQAGLHGPQVWFLGLERNHCIRLDYMDPRSGSWDWRETTVSGWTTWTPGLVPGTGEKPLYQAGLHVLLHRV, from the exons ATGGACCCAG GTCTGGTTCCTGGGACTGGAGAGAAACCACTGTATCAGGCTGGACTACATGGACCCCAG GTCTGGTTCCTGGGACTGGAGAGAAACCACTGTATCAGGCTGGACTACATGGACCCCAGGTCTGGTTCCTGGGACTGGAGAGAAACCACTGTATCAGGCTGGACTACATGGACCCCAGGTCTGGTTCCTGGGACTGGAGAGAAACCACTGTATCAGGCTGGACTACATGGACCCAG GTCTGGTTCCTGGGACTGGAGAGAAACCACTGTATCAGGCTGGACTACATGGACCCAGGTCTGGTTCCTGGGACTACATGGACCCAGGTCTGGTTCCTGGGACTACATGGACCCAGGTCTGGTTCCTGGGACTGGAGAGAAACCACTGTATCAGGCTGGACTACATGGACCCCAG GTCTGGTTCCTGGGACTGGAGAGAAACCACTGTATCAGGCTGGACTACATGGACCCCAGGTCTGGTTCCTGGGACTGGAGAGAAACCACTGTATCAGGCTGGACTACATGGACCCAGGTCTGGTTCCTGGGACTGGAGAGAAACCACTGTATCAGGCTGGACTACATGGACCCCAGGTCTGGTTCCTGGGACTGGAGAGAAACCACTGTATCAGGCTGGACTACATGGACCCCAGGTCTGGTTCCTGGGACTGGAGAGAAACCGCTGTATCAGGCTGGACTACATGGACCCCAGGTCTGGTTCCTGGGACTGGAGAGAAACCACTGTATCAGGCTGGACTACATGGACCCCAGGTCTGGTTCCTGGGACTGGAGAGAAACCACTGTATCAGGCTGGACTACATGGACCCCAGGTCTGGTTCCTGGGACTGGAGAGAAACCACTGTATCAGGCTGGACTACATGTTCTATTGCACCGTGTCTAG
- the LOC127932048 gene encoding uncharacterized protein LOC127932048 isoform X49: MDPGLVPGTGEKPLYQAGLHGPQVWFLGLERNHCIRLDYMDPGLVPGTTWTQVWFLGLERNHCIRLDYMDPRSGSWDWRETTVSGWTTWTQVWFLGLERNHCIRLDYMDPRSGSWDWRETTVSGWTTWTPGLVPGTGEKPLYQAGLHGPQVWFLGLERNHCIRLDYMDPRSGSWDWRETTVSGWTTWTPGLVPGTGEKPLYQAGLHVLLHRV; encoded by the exons ATGGACCCAG GTCTGGTTCCTGGGACTGGAGAGAAACCACTGTATCAGGCTGGACTACATGGACCCCAG GTCTGGTTCCTGGGACTGGAGAGAAACCACTGTATCAGGCTGGACTACATGGACCCAGGTCTGGTTCCTGGGACTACATGGACCCAG GTCTGGTTCCTGGGACTGGAGAGAAACCACTGTATCAGGCTGGACTACATGGACCCCAGGTCTGGTTCCTGGGACTGGAGAGAAACCACTGTATCAGGCTGGACTACATGGACCCAGGTCTGGTTCCTGGGACTGGAGAGAAACCACTGTATCAGGCTGGACTACATGGACCCCAGGTCTGGTTCCTGGGACTGGAGAGAAACCACTGTATCAGGCTGGACTACATGGACCCCAGGTCTGGTTCCTGGGACTGGAGAGAAACCGCTGTATCAGGCTGGACTACATGGACCCCAGGTCTGGTTCCTGGGACTGGAGAGAAACCACTGTATCAGGCTGGACTACATGGACCCCAGGTCTGGTTCCTGGGACTGGAGAGAAACCACTGTATCAGGCTGGACTACATGGACCCCAGGTCTGGTTCCTGGGACTGGAGAGAAACCACTGTATCAGGCTGGACTACATGTTCTATTGCACCGTGTCTAG
- the LOC127932048 gene encoding uncharacterized protein LOC127932048 isoform X23: MDPGLVPGTGEKPLYQAGLHGPQVWFLGLERNHCIRLDYMDPGLVPGTGEKPLYQAGLHGPQVWFLGLERNHCIRLDYMDPRSGSWDWRETTVSGWTTWTQVWFLGLERNHCIRLDYMDPGLVPGTTWTQVWFLGLHGPRSGSWDWRETTVSGWTTWTPGLVPGTGEKPLYQAGLHGPQVWFLGLERNHCIRLDYMDPGLVPGTGEKPLYQAGLHGPQVWFLGLERNHCIRLDYMDPRSGSWDWRETAVSGWTTWTPGLVPGTGEKPLYQAGLHGPQVWFLGLERNHCIRLDYMDPRSGSWDWRETTVSGWTTCSIAPCLDRSII; encoded by the exons ATGGACCCAG GTCTGGTTCCTGGGACTGGAGAGAAACCACTGTATCAGGCTGGACTACATGGACCCCAGGTCTGGTTCCTGGGACTGGAGAGAAACCACTGTATCAGGCTGGACTACATGGACCCAG GTCTGGTTCCTGGGACTGGAGAGAAACCACTGTATCAGGCTGGACTACATGGACCCCAGGTCTGGTTCCTGGGACTGGAGAGAAACCACTGTATCAGGCTGGACTACATGGACCCCAGGTCTGGTTCCTGGGACTGGAGAGAAACCACTGTATCAGGCTGGACTACATGGACCCAG GTCTGGTTCCTGGGACTGGAGAGAAACCACTGTATCAGGCTGGACTACATGGACCCAGGTCTGGTTCCTGGGACTACATGGACCCAGGTCTGGTTCCTGGGACTACATGGACCCAGGTCTGGTTCCTGGGACTGGAGAGAAACCACTGTATCAGGCTGGACTACATGGACCCCAG GTCTGGTTCCTGGGACTGGAGAGAAACCACTGTATCAGGCTGGACTACATGGACCCCAGGTCTGGTTCCTGGGACTGGAGAGAAACCACTGTATCAGGCTGGACTACATGGACCCAGGTCTGGTTCCTGGGACTGGAGAGAAACCACTGTATCAGGCTGGACTACATGGACCCCAGGTCTGGTTCCTGGGACTGGAGAGAAACCACTGTATCAGGCTGGACTACATGGACCCCAGGTCTGGTTCCTGGGACTGGAGAGAAACCGCTGTATCAGGCTGGACTACATGGACCCCAGGTCTGGTTCCTGGGACTGGAGAGAAACCACTGTATCAGGCTGGACTACATGGACCCCAGGTCTGGTTCCTGGGACTGGAGAGAAACCACTGTATCAGGCTGGACTACATGGACCCCAGGTCTGGTTCCTGGGACTGGAGAGAAACCACTGTATCAGGCTGGACTACATGTTCTATTGCACCGTGTCTAGACCGTTCCATCATTTGA
- the LOC127932048 gene encoding uncharacterized protein LOC127932048 isoform X46: MDPGLVPGTGEKPLYQAGLHGPQVWFLGLERNHCIRLDYMDPGLVPGTTWTQVWFLGLHGPRSGSWDWRETTVSGWTTWTPGLVPGTGEKPLYQAGLHGPQVWFLGLERNHCIRLDYMDPGLVPGTGEKPLYQAGLHGPQVWFLGLERNHCIRLDYMDPRSGSWDWRETAVSGWTTWTPGLVPGTGEKPLYQAGLHGPQVWFLGLERNHCIRLDYMDPRSGSWDWRETTVSGWTTCSIAPCLDRSII; the protein is encoded by the exons ATGGACCCAG GTCTGGTTCCTGGGACTGGAGAGAAACCACTGTATCAGGCTGGACTACATGGACCCCAG GTCTGGTTCCTGGGACTGGAGAGAAACCACTGTATCAGGCTGGACTACATGGACCCAGGTCTGGTTCCTGGGACTACATGGACCCAGGTCTGGTTCCTGGGACTACATGGACCCAGGTCTGGTTCCTGGGACTGGAGAGAAACCACTGTATCAGGCTGGACTACATGGACCCCAG GTCTGGTTCCTGGGACTGGAGAGAAACCACTGTATCAGGCTGGACTACATGGACCCCAGGTCTGGTTCCTGGGACTGGAGAGAAACCACTGTATCAGGCTGGACTACATGGACCCAGGTCTGGTTCCTGGGACTGGAGAGAAACCACTGTATCAGGCTGGACTACATGGACCCCAGGTCTGGTTCCTGGGACTGGAGAGAAACCACTGTATCAGGCTGGACTACATGGACCCCAGGTCTGGTTCCTGGGACTGGAGAGAAACCGCTGTATCAGGCTGGACTACATGGACCCCAGGTCTGGTTCCTGGGACTGGAGAGAAACCACTGTATCAGGCTGGACTACATGGACCCCAGGTCTGGTTCCTGGGACTGGAGAGAAACCACTGTATCAGGCTGGACTACATGGACCCCAGGTCTGGTTCCTGGGACTGGAGAGAAACCACTGTATCAGGCTGGACTACATGTTCTATTGCACCGTGTCTAGACCGTTCCATCATTTGA
- the LOC127932048 gene encoding uncharacterized protein LOC127932048 isoform X48 produces the protein MDPGLVPGTTWTQVWFLGLERNHCIRLDYMDPGLVPGTGEKPLYQAGLHGPQVWFLGLERNHCIRLDYMDPRSGSWDWRETTVSGWTTWTQVWFLGLERNHCIRLDYMDPRSGSWDWRETTVSGWTTWTPGLVPGTGEKPLYQAGLHGPQVWFLGLERNHCIRLDYMDPRSGSWDWRETTVSGWTTWTPGLVPGTGEKPLYQAGLHVLLHRV, from the exons ATGGACCCAG GTCTGGTTCCTGGGACTACATGGACCCAGGTCTGGTTCCTGGGACTGGAGAGAAACCACTGTATCAGGCTGGACTACATGGACCCAG GTCTGGTTCCTGGGACTGGAGAGAAACCACTGTATCAGGCTGGACTACATGGACCCCAG GTCTGGTTCCTGGGACTGGAGAGAAACCACTGTATCAGGCTGGACTACATGGACCCCAGGTCTGGTTCCTGGGACTGGAGAGAAACCACTGTATCAGGCTGGACTACATGGACCCAGGTCTGGTTCCTGGGACTGGAGAGAAACCACTGTATCAGGCTGGACTACATGGACCCCAGGTCTGGTTCCTGGGACTGGAGAGAAACCACTGTATCAGGCTGGACTACATGGACCCCAGGTCTGGTTCCTGGGACTGGAGAGAAACCGCTGTATCAGGCTGGACTACATGGACCCCAGGTCTGGTTCCTGGGACTGGAGAGAAACCACTGTATCAGGCTGGACTACATGGACCCCAGGTCTGGTTCCTGGGACTGGAGAGAAACCACTGTATCAGGCTGGACTACATGGACCCCAGGTCTGGTTCCTGGGACTGGAGAGAAACCACTGTATCAGGCTGGACTACATGTTCTATTGCACCGTGTCTAG
- the LOC127932048 gene encoding uncharacterized protein LOC127932048 isoform X34, with protein sequence MDPRSGSWDWRETTVSGWTTWTQVWFLGLERNHCIRLDYMDPRSGSWDWRETTVSGWTTWTQVWFLGLERNHCIRLDYMDPGLVPGTTWTQVWFLGLHGPRSGSWDWRETTVSGWTTWTPGLVPGTGEKPLYQAGLHGPQVWFLGLERNHCIRLDYMDPGLVPGTGEKPLYQAGLHGPQVWFLGLERNHCIRLDYMDPRSGSWDWRETAVSGWTTWTPGLVPGTGEKPLYQAGLHGPQVWFLGLERNHCIRLDYMDPRSGSWDWRETTVSGWTTCSIAPCLDRSII encoded by the exons ATGGACCCCAGGTCTGGTTCCTGGGACTGGAGAGAAACCACTGTATCAGGCTGGACTACATGGACCCAG GTCTGGTTCCTGGGACTGGAGAGAAACCACTGTATCAGGCTGGACTACATGGACCCCAGGTCTGGTTCCTGGGACTGGAGAGAAACCACTGTATCAGGCTGGACTACATGGACCCAG GTCTGGTTCCTGGGACTGGAGAGAAACCACTGTATCAGGCTGGACTACATGGACCCAGGTCTGGTTCCTGGGACTACATGGACCCAGGTCTGGTTCCTGGGACTACATGGACCCAGGTCTGGTTCCTGGGACTGGAGAGAAACCACTGTATCAGGCTGGACTACATGGACCCCAG GTCTGGTTCCTGGGACTGGAGAGAAACCACTGTATCAGGCTGGACTACATGGACCCCAGGTCTGGTTCCTGGGACTGGAGAGAAACCACTGTATCAGGCTGGACTACATGGACCCAGGTCTGGTTCCTGGGACTGGAGAGAAACCACTGTATCAGGCTGGACTACATGGACCCCAGGTCTGGTTCCTGGGACTGGAGAGAAACCACTGTATCAGGCTGGACTACATGGACCCCAGGTCTGGTTCCTGGGACTGGAGAGAAACCGCTGTATCAGGCTGGACTACATGGACCCCAGGTCTGGTTCCTGGGACTGGAGAGAAACCACTGTATCAGGCTGGACTACATGGACCCCAGGTCTGGTTCCTGGGACTGGAGAGAAACCACTGTATCAGGCTGGACTACATGGACCCCAGGTCTGGTTCCTGGGACTGGAGAGAAACCACTGTATCAGGCTGGACTACATGTTCTATTGCACCGTGTCTAGACCGTTCCATCATTTGA
- the LOC127932048 gene encoding uncharacterized protein LOC127932048 isoform X50 translates to MDPGLVPGTGEKPLYQAGLHGPQVWFLGLERNHCIRLDYMDPRSGSWDWRETTVSGWTTWTQVWFLGLERNHCIRLDYMDPGLVPGTTWTQVWFLGLHGPRSGSWDWRETTVSGWTTWTPGLVPGTGEKPLYQAGLHGPQVWFLGLERNHCIRLDYMDPGLVPGTGEKPLYQAGLHGPQVWFLGLERNHCIRLDYMDPRSGSWDWRETAVSGWTTWTPGLVPGTGEKPLYQAGLHGPQVWFLGLERNHCIRLDYMDPRSGSWDWRETTVSGWTTCSIAPCLDRSII, encoded by the exons ATGGACCCAG GTCTGGTTCCTGGGACTGGAGAGAAACCACTGTATCAGGCTGGACTACATGGACCCCAGGTCTGGTTCCTGGGACTGGAGAGAAACCACTGTATCAGGCTGGACTACATGGACCCCAGGTCTGGTTCCTGGGACTGGAGAGAAACCACTGTATCAGGCTGGACTACATGGACCCAG GTCTGGTTCCTGGGACTGGAGAGAAACCACTGTATCAGGCTGGACTACATGGACCCAGGTCTGGTTCCTGGGACTACATGGACCCAGGTCTGGTTCCTGGGACTACATGGACCCAGGTCTGGTTCCTGGGACTGGAGAGAAACCACTGTATCAGGCTGGACTACATGGACCCCAG GTCTGGTTCCTGGGACTGGAGAGAAACCACTGTATCAGGCTGGACTACATGGACCCCAGGTCTGGTTCCTGGGACTGGAGAGAAACCACTGTATCAGGCTGGACTACATGGACCCAGGTCTGGTTCCTGGGACTGGAGAGAAACCACTGTATCAGGCTGGACTACATGGACCCCAGGTCTGGTTCCTGGGACTGGAGAGAAACCACTGTATCAGGCTGGACTACATGGACCCCAGGTCTGGTTCCTGGGACTGGAGAGAAACCGCTGTATCAGGCTGGACTACATGGACCCCAGGTCTGGTTCCTGGGACTGGAGAGAAACCACTGTATCAGGCTGGACTACATGGACCCCAGGTCTGGTTCCTGGGACTGGAGAGAAACCACTGTATCAGGCTGGACTACATGGACCCCAGGTCTGGTTCCTGGGACTGGAGAGAAACCACTGTATCAGGCTGGACTACATGTTCTATTGCACCGTGTCTAGACCGTTCCATCATTTGA
- the LOC127932048 gene encoding uncharacterized protein LOC127932048 isoform X31: MDPRSGSWDWRETTVSGWTTWTPGLVPGTGEKPLYQAGLHGPQVWFLGLERNHCIRLDYMDPGLVPGTGEKPLYQAGLHGPRSGSWDYMDPGLVPGTTWTQVWFLGLERNHCIRLDYMDPRSGSWDWRETTVSGWTTWTPGLVPGTGEKPLYQAGLHGPRSGSWDWRETTVSGWTTWTPGLVPGTGEKPLYQAGLHGPQVWFLGLERNRCIRLDYMDPRSGSWDWRETTVSGWTTWTPGLVPGTGEKPLYQAGLHGPQVWFLGLERNHCIRLDYMFYCTVSRPFHHLKTIPS, from the exons ATGGACCCCAGGTCTGGTTCCTGGGACTGGAGAGAAACCACTGTATCAGGCTGGACTACATGGACCCCAGGTCTGGTTCCTGGGACTGGAGAGAAACCACTGTATCAGGCTGGACTACATGGACCCCAGGTCTGGTTCCTGGGACTGGAGAGAAACCACTGTATCAGGCTGGACTACATGGACCCAG GTCTGGTTCCTGGGACTGGAGAGAAACCACTGTATCAGGCTGGACTACATGGACCCAGGTCTGGTTCCTGGGACTACATGGACCCAGGTCTGGTTCCTGGGACTACATGGACCCAGGTCTGGTTCCTGGGACTGGAGAGAAACCACTGTATCAGGCTGGACTACATGGACCCCAG GTCTGGTTCCTGGGACTGGAGAGAAACCACTGTATCAGGCTGGACTACATGGACCCCAGGTCTGGTTCCTGGGACTGGAGAGAAACCACTGTATCAGGCTGGACTACATGGACCCAGGTCTGGTTCCTGGGACTGGAGAGAAACCACTGTATCAGGCTGGACTACATGGACCCCAGGTCTGGTTCCTGGGACTGGAGAGAAACCACTGTATCAGGCTGGACTACATGGACCCCAGGTCTGGTTCCTGGGACTGGAGAGAAACCGCTGTATCAGGCTGGACTACATGGACCCCAGGTCTGGTTCCTGGGACTGGAGAGAAACCACTGTATCAGGCTGGACTACATGGACCCCAGGTCTGGTTCCTGGGACTGGAGAGAAACCACTGTATCAGGCTGGACTACATGGACCCCAGGTCTGGTTCCTGGGACTGGAGAGAAACCACTGTATCAGGCTGGACTACATGTTCTATTGCACCGTGTCTAGACCGTTCCATCATTTGAAAACCATACCAAGTTGA